Proteins encoded in a region of the Saccharothrix ecbatanensis genome:
- a CDS encoding protein adenylyltransferase SelO: MSTAPTVTLGDRFAREFPEMALAWQAEQAPAPRLLVLNERLAAELGLDVAWLRGAEGLRLLVGEHVPDGATPVAQAYAGHQFGHYAPRLGDGRALLLGEVVHADGEPRDLHLKGSGRTPFSRGGDGLAAVGPMLREHVVSEAMHALGIPTTRALAVVATGRPVRRETVLPGAVLARVARSHLRVGSFQYARATDDVDLLRRLADHAIARHHPRAALAERPYVALFEAVVAAQAALVARWMLVGFVHGVMNTDNMTISGETIDYGPCAFMEAFDPATVYSSIDHGGRYAYGNQPRVAEWNLARLAEALLPLFADDEEQAIALAVEALGTFRGRYDDSWSAGMRAKLGLPDDLDHAVTGPLVEELLTLLQDNRVDHTSFYRRLGTAGSGPPARELFLDLAAIDGWLTRWRALEPDVAAMSRVNPVYIPRNHLVEEALDAATEGDPRPLERLMDAVTAPYDERPGLDRYTEPAPNAFGAAYQTYCGT; the protein is encoded by the coding sequence GTGAGCACCGCACCGACCGTCACCCTTGGCGACCGCTTCGCCCGGGAATTCCCGGAGATGGCTCTCGCCTGGCAGGCCGAGCAGGCTCCCGCGCCGCGCCTGCTCGTGCTCAACGAGCGGCTGGCCGCGGAGCTCGGGCTGGACGTCGCGTGGCTGCGTGGCGCCGAGGGCCTCCGCCTGCTCGTCGGCGAGCACGTCCCCGATGGCGCGACTCCGGTGGCGCAGGCCTACGCCGGGCACCAGTTCGGGCACTACGCCCCGCGGCTCGGCGACGGCCGGGCCCTGCTGCTCGGCGAGGTCGTCCACGCCGACGGCGAGCCGCGCGACCTGCACCTCAAGGGCTCCGGGCGCACGCCGTTCTCCCGTGGTGGCGACGGCTTGGCCGCGGTCGGTCCGATGCTGCGCGAGCACGTCGTCAGCGAGGCGATGCACGCCCTCGGGATTCCGACGACCCGCGCACTGGCCGTGGTGGCGACCGGCCGTCCGGTCCGCCGCGAGACCGTGCTGCCGGGAGCCGTGCTCGCCCGCGTCGCCCGCAGCCACCTGCGCGTGGGCAGCTTCCAGTACGCCAGGGCCACCGACGACGTGGACCTGCTGCGCCGCCTGGCCGACCACGCGATCGCCCGCCACCACCCCCGCGCCGCGCTGGCCGAGCGCCCTTACGTCGCGCTGTTCGAGGCGGTGGTCGCGGCCCAGGCCGCGCTGGTGGCGCGGTGGATGCTCGTGGGGTTCGTCCACGGTGTCATGAACACCGACAACATGACGATCTCGGGCGAGACGATCGACTACGGGCCGTGCGCGTTCATGGAGGCGTTCGACCCGGCCACCGTGTACAGCTCCATCGACCACGGCGGGCGTTACGCCTACGGCAACCAGCCGCGGGTGGCCGAGTGGAACCTCGCGCGGCTCGCCGAGGCCCTCCTCCCCCTGTTCGCCGACGACGAGGAGCAGGCGATCGCCCTGGCGGTCGAGGCGCTCGGCACGTTCCGCGGGCGGTACGACGACTCCTGGTCGGCCGGCATGCGGGCCAAGCTCGGCCTGCCCGACGACCTCGACCACGCGGTTACCGGGCCCTTGGTCGAGGAGCTGCTCACCCTCCTCCAGGACAACCGCGTCGACCACACGTCGTTCTACCGCCGCCTGGGCACGGCGGGCAGCGGGCCACCCGCGCGTGAGCTGTTCCTCGACCTCGCCGCGATCGACGGCTGGCTGACCCGCTGGCGGGCCCTCGAACCGGACGTCGCCGCGATGAGCCGGGTCAACCCCGTCTACATCCCCCGCAACCACCTCGTGGAAGAAGCCCTCGACGCCGCGACCGAGGGCGACCCGCGTCCGCTCGAACGACTCATGGACGCGGTGACCGCCCCCTACGACGAGCGTCCCGGCCTCGACCGCTACACCGAACCCGCCCCGAACGCCTTCGGCGCCGCTTACCAGACCTACTGCGGCACCTGA
- a CDS encoding TetR/AcrR family transcriptional regulator C-terminal domain-containing protein, whose amino-acid sequence MDTNNPDQPGRAPGEVWLRAPRTYRDTPPLSRDRIIEAAIAILDAAGEGKLTMRKLAERLEVAPPTLYWHVKTKDDVLDLAVDEIFADVPLPSATAHWVDATRALILDWRATMLHHPWSPALLGRPMLGPNVLARTEFLQATLARAGFTGAALAAATHGLANFVIGSALTQSTWQRNGDPGLQSAAHAHIRAHADAYPTLAVNDHLDSPDWDDLFRRGLDYMLDGLRGRREGELGE is encoded by the coding sequence ATGGACACGAACAACCCGGATCAACCGGGGCGTGCGCCGGGGGAGGTGTGGCTCCGCGCCCCTCGGACGTACCGGGACACGCCACCGCTGTCCCGCGACCGGATCATCGAGGCGGCCATCGCCATCCTCGACGCCGCGGGCGAGGGGAAGCTGACGATGCGGAAGCTGGCGGAACGCCTGGAGGTGGCGCCGCCGACGCTCTACTGGCACGTGAAGACCAAGGACGACGTCCTCGACCTCGCCGTCGACGAGATCTTCGCCGACGTGCCGCTGCCCTCGGCCACCGCCCACTGGGTCGACGCCACGCGGGCGTTGATCCTGGACTGGCGCGCGACGATGCTGCACCACCCCTGGTCGCCTGCGCTGCTCGGTCGGCCCATGCTGGGGCCGAACGTGTTGGCGCGCACGGAATTCCTCCAGGCGACGCTCGCCCGCGCGGGCTTCACCGGCGCGGCGTTGGCTGCGGCGACGCACGGCTTGGCCAACTTCGTCATCGGTTCGGCGTTGACCCAGTCGACATGGCAGCGCAACGGTGATCCCGGCCTCCAGTCGGCGGCGCACGCGCACATCCGCGCACACGCTGACGCGTACCCGACGTTGGCGGTCAACGACCACCTCGACTCGCCCGACTGGGACGACCTGTTCCGCCGAGGTCTGGACTACATGCTGGACGGCCTCAGGGGGAGGCGCGAGGGGGAACTGGGTGAGTGA
- a CDS encoding ATP-binding cassette domain-containing protein, whose product MAHVEASELTYTLGDGRTLLDGVSFRIGDGATAGLVGPNGAGKTTLLRLVSGELRPTSGQLATSGGIAFMHQFIGTVNDRSTVRDLLLGVAPDRVKQSTAALADAEAAVAEYDEEATQMALAQAIAEHIDAGGYDIEVVWDTCTMAALGLPFEEAACRNVNTLSGGEQKRLVLEALLRGPDDLLLLDEPDNYLDVPGKEWLEDKLRTSTKTILLVSHDRQLLANATNRVIAVEDRDVWVHGGSFATFTEARNERIDRLDERRKRWQEDHRKLRNMVHTLRQTAARNDSVASQYRAARTRLARFEEAGQPKRPPKEQNIRMRLTGGRTGKRALVCEHLALTGLTAPFDLEVWFGERVAVLGANGSGKSRFLRLIDNRSPDADPAADPVPHTGTVTLGSRVVAGHFAQTHTRPDLHARPVVDIVMQDMALERNDAMSALARYELARSWHQPFDTLSGGQQARLQILLLELAGSTLLLLDEPTDNLDLASADALQRGLHDFTGTVLAITHDRWFAADFDRYLYFASDGTVREVDAPVWGSTETSGPETPG is encoded by the coding sequence GTGGCACACGTGGAAGCGTCGGAGCTCACCTACACCCTGGGTGACGGCCGGACCCTCCTGGACGGCGTCTCGTTCCGGATCGGTGACGGGGCCACCGCCGGCCTCGTCGGCCCCAACGGGGCGGGAAAGACCACGCTGCTGCGACTCGTCAGCGGCGAGTTGCGCCCGACGTCGGGTCAGCTCGCGACCAGCGGCGGCATCGCCTTCATGCACCAGTTCATCGGCACCGTCAACGACCGCTCGACCGTGCGCGACCTGCTGCTCGGCGTCGCGCCTGACCGCGTCAAGCAGAGCACGGCCGCGTTGGCCGACGCCGAGGCCGCCGTCGCGGAATACGACGAAGAAGCCACCCAGATGGCCCTGGCACAGGCCATCGCCGAACACATCGACGCGGGCGGCTACGACATCGAGGTCGTCTGGGACACGTGCACGATGGCCGCGCTTGGCCTGCCCTTCGAGGAAGCGGCCTGCCGCAACGTGAACACCCTGTCCGGTGGCGAGCAGAAGCGACTGGTGCTCGAAGCGCTCCTGCGGGGTCCCGACGACCTGCTTCTGCTCGACGAGCCGGACAACTACTTGGACGTCCCGGGCAAGGAGTGGCTGGAGGACAAGCTCCGCACGAGCACCAAGACGATCCTCCTGGTCTCCCACGACCGGCAACTGCTCGCGAACGCCACCAACCGGGTCATCGCCGTGGAGGACCGCGACGTCTGGGTGCACGGCGGAAGCTTCGCCACCTTCACCGAAGCCCGGAACGAGCGCATCGACCGGCTGGACGAACGGCGGAAGCGCTGGCAGGAAGACCACCGCAAGCTGCGCAACATGGTCCACACGCTGCGCCAGACCGCAGCACGGAACGACTCGGTGGCCTCGCAGTACAGAGCGGCGCGCACGCGCTTGGCCCGTTTCGAGGAAGCGGGCCAGCCGAAACGCCCGCCGAAGGAGCAGAACATCAGGATGAGGCTGACCGGCGGCCGGACCGGCAAGCGCGCCCTCGTCTGCGAGCACCTCGCGCTGACCGGCCTCACCGCGCCCTTCGACCTGGAGGTCTGGTTCGGTGAGCGCGTGGCGGTGCTGGGCGCCAACGGTTCCGGGAAGTCCCGCTTCCTGCGTCTGATCGACAACAGATCCCCCGATGCCGATCCCGCCGCCGACCCGGTGCCGCACACCGGGACCGTCACGCTGGGGTCGAGGGTTGTCGCGGGTCACTTCGCGCAGACGCACACGCGTCCCGATCTGCACGCGCGCCCGGTGGTCGACATCGTCATGCAGGACATGGCTCTGGAGCGCAACGACGCCATGTCGGCGTTGGCCCGCTACGAACTCGCCCGATCCTGGCACCAGCCCTTCGACACGCTGTCGGGCGGGCAACAGGCGAGGTTGCAGATCCTGCTGCTCGAACTGGCGGGCTCGACCCTGCTACTGCTCGACGAACCCACCGACAACCTGGATCTGGCCAGTGCCGACGCGCTCCAGCGCGGTCTGCACGACTTCACCGGCACGGTGCTGGCCATCACCCACGACCGCTGGTTCGCCGCCGACTTCGACCGTTACCTGTACTTCGCCTCCGACGGGACCGTCCGCGAGGTCGACGCCCCGGTCTGGGGCTCCACCGAGACCAGCGGCCCGGAAACGCCGGGGTGA
- a CDS encoding MFS transporter has translation MTTPPTLPKFRQQLILAVLMVCSLLIWLDNTVLSTALETLADPVRGLGADPGELQWATGSYTLAFATLMFTAGALGDRFGHRTVFSSGLAIFAGASLWAAYANDAGQLIAARAAMGVGSALITPAMLAILMWTFTGPARAAAIGIFSTSAGVGMAIGPVLAGFLLDHFWWGSVFLINVPVAALALIGLALLVPNFRSPTLRPLDPAGMLLSIGGLVALAYGLIRAGQVTAWSRADVWAPIVVGLVLLAGFVLVELRVKAPSFDPRLLAQRTFGGGNVALGLLLFAVAAITFYNAFYLQGALGFSPMKAGLATIPTALGALVGAPLATRLVRRLSLRPVAVPALTVAALTMGGYGFLGLQTPLVWIEILLLVQGLSIGMVIGPVTAALIGDLPLDRAGAGSAITNTVRQTGSVVGIAVGGSILSIVYRRAIEPSLEGVPGPVRDQARISAEQARHVATATNRPTLAQAADDAFIHAMHVGAGWIAVITLLGAAVLLVALPGAGKRRSPIPGPGADHEEARGSEAMTAAQASRT, from the coding sequence ATGACTACGCCTCCGACGCTGCCTAAGTTCAGGCAGCAGTTGATTCTTGCCGTTCTTATGGTTTGTTCCCTGCTGATCTGGTTGGACAATACTGTCCTGAGTACCGCGCTGGAGACCCTTGCCGACCCGGTCCGTGGACTGGGGGCCGATCCCGGTGAGTTGCAGTGGGCGACCGGTTCGTACACCCTGGCCTTCGCCACGTTGATGTTCACCGCAGGCGCATTGGGCGATCGGTTCGGTCATCGGACTGTGTTCTCCAGTGGGTTGGCGATCTTCGCCGGGGCGTCGCTGTGGGCGGCGTACGCGAACGATGCGGGCCAGCTGATCGCAGCTCGAGCTGCGATGGGGGTGGGCAGCGCGCTGATCACACCCGCAATGCTGGCCATCCTCATGTGGACCTTCACCGGCCCCGCACGGGCTGCCGCGATCGGCATTTTCTCGACGTCGGCCGGTGTCGGAATGGCTATCGGACCGGTGCTGGCGGGGTTCCTGCTCGATCACTTCTGGTGGGGCTCGGTCTTCCTGATCAACGTCCCGGTCGCGGCACTGGCGCTGATCGGGCTCGCCCTGCTGGTTCCGAATTTCCGCAGTCCCACCCTGCGGCCACTGGACCCCGCTGGGATGTTGCTGTCGATCGGTGGGCTCGTGGCGTTGGCCTACGGGCTGATCCGGGCGGGGCAGGTGACTGCGTGGAGTCGTGCCGATGTCTGGGCGCCGATCGTTGTCGGCCTGGTGCTGCTGGCCGGTTTCGTGCTCGTCGAACTGCGTGTCAAGGCGCCCAGCTTTGATCCGCGACTGCTCGCACAACGCACATTCGGTGGCGGCAACGTGGCGCTCGGGTTGCTGCTCTTCGCAGTGGCCGCCATCACCTTCTACAACGCGTTCTACCTGCAAGGTGCGCTCGGGTTCTCGCCGATGAAGGCGGGTCTGGCCACTATCCCGACCGCACTCGGCGCGCTCGTGGGAGCGCCCCTTGCCACGCGACTGGTCCGCCGTCTGTCGCTACGCCCGGTCGCCGTGCCGGCGCTGACCGTGGCTGCGCTGACCATGGGCGGGTACGGGTTTCTCGGACTGCAAACCCCGCTCGTCTGGATCGAGATCCTGTTGTTGGTGCAGGGCCTCTCAATCGGCATGGTGATCGGCCCCGTCACGGCCGCGCTGATCGGCGACCTGCCGCTGGACCGGGCCGGTGCGGGATCGGCCATCACCAACACCGTGCGCCAAACCGGCAGCGTGGTCGGAATCGCAGTGGGCGGCTCGATCCTGTCGATCGTGTACCGACGTGCGATCGAACCTTCGCTGGAGGGCGTGCCCGGTCCGGTGCGGGATCAGGCGCGAATCTCCGCCGAGCAGGCCCGCCACGTCGCCACCGCCACTAACCGGCCCACCCTTGCTCAGGCTGCTGATGACGCGTTCATCCACGCTATGCACGTCGGCGCGGGCTGGATCGCGGTCATCACGCTCCTCGGAGCGGCTGTTCTGCTCGTCGCCTTGCCTGGCGCCGGGAAGAGGCGCAGTCCGATACCGGGGCCTGGGGCGGACCACGAAGAGGCCCGCGGCTCCGAGGCCATGACCGCCGCCCAGGCGTCACGAACGTGA
- a CDS encoding ABC transporter ATP-binding protein translates to MKALMTSCTRVFLVSWRQSRTKALVAVVLMLSGAAAMPLTALALGRFTEAVIAGDGRAAVLAGVAVAVGLAAGLNLAHFAHIAYFELSELSLLELDQRLIASATDSRGLRAHERADHADKLDLVLRDLSRFNTAVHALLGIAGMVLAMGITAVLLAGLNPLLLVLLPLAVVPLLTSHRAERVLDRAKVRAAEPTRLATSLFKLTTDAGTASELRVFRMEQELLRRHRLLWGEAARGLAGAHAGAGLLRAAGQVVFAAAYAGGVLLVVRDAVQGRSTVGDVVLSITLAAQVNQQVASTVSSVADLQRLAATFGRLDELTAVEAAPAEPEDQRPPERLRHGIDLVDVTFAYTEDANPVLRDVTVHLPAGSTVAIVGENGAGKTTLVKLLCGFYRPSAGQLLVDGVDLDRIPASAWRARLAAGFQDAVRWELTAREAVGVGDLAALASTRADEAVLRALDRARADNLLARLDDGLDTQLGKSYGDGVELSGGQWQKLALGRAFMREQPLLLVLDEPTSAMDAEAEHALFERYIEQARRSAARSGAITLLVSHRFSTVRSADLILVVAGGRLVEAGGHDDLMRSDGLYAELRRLQARAYADSADGDRN, encoded by the coding sequence GTGAAGGCGCTCATGACGAGCTGCACGAGGGTGTTCCTTGTGTCGTGGCGGCAGAGCAGGACCAAGGCCCTCGTCGCGGTGGTGCTGATGCTGTCCGGCGCGGCGGCGATGCCCCTGACCGCGCTCGCGCTGGGGCGGTTCACCGAGGCCGTGATCGCCGGTGACGGGCGGGCCGCCGTCCTGGCCGGTGTCGCGGTCGCGGTCGGGCTCGCCGCCGGGTTGAACCTCGCGCACTTCGCGCACATCGCCTACTTCGAGCTGTCCGAGCTGAGCCTGCTCGAACTCGACCAGCGGCTGATCGCGTCGGCGACCGACTCGCGCGGCCTGCGGGCGCACGAACGTGCCGACCACGCCGACAAACTGGACCTGGTGCTGCGCGACCTGAGTCGGTTCAACACGGCCGTGCACGCGCTGTTGGGCATCGCGGGCATGGTGCTCGCGATGGGCATCACGGCGGTGCTGCTCGCCGGGCTCAACCCGCTGCTGCTAGTGCTGCTGCCGCTGGCCGTCGTCCCACTGCTGACCAGCCACCGCGCCGAACGCGTCCTCGACCGGGCCAAGGTGCGGGCCGCCGAACCGACCAGGCTGGCCACGTCCCTGTTCAAGCTCACCACCGACGCGGGCACGGCGAGCGAGCTGCGCGTGTTCCGGATGGAGCAGGAACTGCTGCGACGCCACCGCCTGCTGTGGGGTGAGGCGGCGCGCGGCCTGGCCGGTGCGCACGCCGGTGCCGGCCTGTTGCGTGCGGCGGGACAGGTCGTGTTCGCCGCCGCGTACGCGGGCGGGGTGCTGCTGGTGGTGCGGGACGCGGTGCAGGGCCGCAGCACCGTCGGCGACGTCGTGCTGTCCATCACGCTGGCCGCGCAGGTCAACCAGCAGGTGGCGAGCACTGTGTCGTCGGTGGCAGATCTTCAACGGCTGGCCGCGACGTTCGGCCGGCTCGACGAACTCACCGCGGTGGAGGCGGCGCCCGCCGAGCCCGAGGACCAGCGGCCACCCGAGCGGCTGCGGCACGGGATCGACCTGGTGGACGTGACGTTCGCCTACACCGAGGACGCCAATCCGGTGCTGCGGGACGTGACGGTTCACCTGCCGGCGGGTTCGACCGTGGCGATCGTCGGCGAGAACGGCGCGGGCAAGACGACGCTGGTGAAGCTGCTGTGCGGCTTCTACCGGCCGTCCGCCGGGCAGCTCCTGGTCGACGGCGTGGACCTGGACCGCATACCGGCGTCGGCGTGGCGGGCTCGGCTGGCCGCAGGGTTTCAGGATGCAGTGCGCTGGGAGCTGACGGCCCGCGAGGCGGTAGGCGTTGGCGATCTGGCTGCCCTGGCGTCGACGAGGGCCGACGAAGCGGTCCTCAGGGCACTCGACCGCGCCCGTGCGGACAACCTGCTCGCGCGGCTCGACGACGGTCTGGACACCCAGTTGGGCAAGAGCTACGGCGACGGCGTAGAGCTGTCCGGCGGCCAATGGCAGAAACTGGCCCTCGGCCGGGCGTTCATGCGCGAGCAACCACTGCTGCTGGTGTTGGACGAACCCACCTCGGCGATGGACGCCGAGGCCGAGCACGCCCTGTTCGAGCGCTACATCGAACAGGCCCGCCGCTCAGCTGCGCGCAGCGGTGCCATCACGCTGCTGGTGTCGCACCGGTTCTCCACGGTGCGCTCGGCCGACCTGATCCTGGTCGTGGCGGGCGGTCGGCTCGTGGAGGCAGGCGGGCACGACGACCTGATGCGGAGCGACGGCCTGTACGCCGAACTGCGCCGCCTCCAAGCCCGCGCTTACGCAGACAGCGCTGACGGGGACCGGAACTGA
- a CDS encoding ABC transporter ATP-binding protein translates to MRARWEIAKLTPHAGMPLVVALVAVNAVLGLLPVAFVVQTSVLIGRIPDAVRSGVDSPAWGGLVAVFLGSTAVLLAQQVLAPAQFALGEVVARRVDGYAFDRLMSASLRSPGIAPLEDAALLDELGEAKQRLESGWQGPGDAYAGLLALLARYLQLVGFAVAIGVLFSWLAALGVVVATMTFRYGQRGGLRKYSNLLRRHLPDRRRTWYLRELSTSAAVAKETRVFGLAEWLGERYREAYLAWMVPTWAYRRQVYLAPYLRYTAFGLLVTSAVLGVLGLTSSRGGLTLTEMALVLQATIAASRLGDAYPESDMSTQFGMDALTSAAAFERGVARHLDQPGSSSAPTPSSLLRFDRVGFGYPGGTRPVFDGLHLDIPVGKCTAVVGLNGAGKTTLVKLLARLHDPTTGAVRVDGVDIRTVDVARWRRQLGVIFQHYLRYEATIAENIGFGAVEHADDRVGIEEVARRAGLDEVLAGLPLGLDTPLAAHMRDGVDLSGGQWQRVALARALFAVRHGASVLVLDEPTASLDVRAEARFYDEFVDLTRGVTTILISHRFATVRLADQIVVLEDGGVLEQGSHQDLMRADGRYARLFRLQADRFNEGMRS, encoded by the coding sequence GTGCGAGCGCGGTGGGAGATCGCCAAGCTGACACCGCACGCCGGTATGCCGCTGGTCGTCGCGCTGGTCGCGGTGAACGCGGTCCTTGGCTTGCTACCCGTGGCCTTCGTGGTCCAGACGAGCGTCCTGATCGGCCGGATTCCGGACGCGGTGCGCTCCGGCGTCGACTCCCCGGCCTGGGGCGGGCTGGTCGCGGTGTTCCTGGGCTCCACCGCCGTGCTGCTGGCGCAACAGGTGCTCGCACCCGCCCAGTTCGCGCTCGGCGAGGTGGTGGCGCGGCGGGTCGACGGGTACGCGTTCGACCGGCTCATGTCGGCGTCCCTGCGCAGCCCCGGCATCGCCCCGCTGGAGGACGCCGCCCTGCTCGACGAGCTCGGCGAGGCCAAGCAGCGGCTCGAATCCGGGTGGCAGGGACCGGGCGACGCGTACGCCGGTCTGCTGGCGCTGCTCGCCAGGTACCTCCAGCTGGTGGGCTTCGCGGTGGCCATCGGCGTGTTGTTCTCGTGGCTCGCGGCGCTCGGCGTCGTCGTCGCCACCATGACCTTCCGTTACGGCCAGCGCGGTGGCCTGCGCAAGTACTCGAACCTCCTGCGCCGGCACCTGCCCGACCGGCGCCGGACGTGGTACCTGCGTGAGCTGTCGACCAGCGCCGCGGTGGCCAAGGAGACCCGGGTCTTCGGCCTGGCCGAGTGGCTGGGAGAGCGCTACCGCGAGGCGTACCTCGCCTGGATGGTGCCGACATGGGCCTACCGCAGGCAGGTCTACCTGGCCCCGTACCTGCGCTACACGGCGTTCGGCCTGTTGGTGACATCCGCGGTGCTGGGCGTGCTGGGCCTGACGAGTTCGCGCGGCGGGCTCACGCTGACCGAGATGGCGCTGGTGCTCCAGGCGACCATCGCCGCGTCCCGGCTCGGCGACGCCTACCCCGAGTCGGACATGTCGACCCAGTTCGGGATGGACGCGCTCACCTCCGCCGCGGCATTCGAGCGCGGTGTGGCCCGGCACCTCGACCAGCCGGGGAGCTCCTCCGCGCCGACACCGTCGTCGCTCCTCCGGTTCGACCGTGTGGGGTTCGGCTATCCCGGCGGCACCCGACCGGTGTTCGACGGCCTCCACCTGGACATCCCCGTCGGCAAGTGCACCGCGGTGGTCGGGCTGAACGGCGCCGGCAAGACGACCCTGGTGAAGCTGTTGGCACGGCTGCACGACCCGACGACCGGTGCGGTGCGCGTGGACGGCGTGGACATCCGGACCGTCGACGTGGCGAGGTGGCGGCGTCAGCTCGGTGTGATCTTCCAGCACTACCTCCGCTACGAGGCCACGATCGCGGAGAACATCGGCTTCGGCGCGGTCGAGCACGCCGACGACCGCGTGGGCATCGAGGAGGTGGCACGGAGAGCCGGGCTCGACGAGGTGCTCGCCGGTCTCCCACTGGGCCTCGACACGCCCTTGGCCGCGCACATGCGCGACGGCGTGGATCTGTCCGGCGGGCAGTGGCAGCGGGTGGCGCTGGCACGTGCGCTGTTCGCCGTGCGCCACGGAGCCTCGGTCCTCGTCCTCGACGAGCCGACCGCCAGCCTCGACGTCCGCGCCGAGGCCCGGTTCTACGACGAGTTCGTCGACCTCACCAGGGGCGTGACGACGATCCTGATCTCACACCGGTTCGCGACCGTGCGCCTGGCCGACCAGATCGTGGTGCTGGAGGACGGCGGGGTGCTGGAACAGGGTTCGCACCAGGACTTGATGCGCGCCGACGGCCGGTACGCCCGGCTTTTCCGGCTCCAGGCCGACCGGTTCAACGAGGGGATGCGGTCGTGA
- a CDS encoding FAD-dependent monooxygenase — protein MSGIRVLVAGASIAGPALAHWLRRRGAEVTVVERAPELRPGGQAVDARGVAKEVIGRMGLDAAVRAACTDTAGAYTVDADGQVLETFRANDDGGDGFIADIEILRGDLSRVLYDDTRDGVEYVFGDRIAELTQDADGVDVVFAGGDRRRFDLVVGADGLHSALRAMVFGPHERFLRHLGHVLAFYSVPNEFGLDRWLLEYQDQESGRSALLRPIQDATRAMAMFYFASADFDVDYRDVAAQKALLRERMAGLGWSTPDILAHLDDTPDFYLDQVAQVVMDRWSSGRVGLLGDAAFSSSPMSGQGTGLALVGAYLLAGELAAAGWDPAAGFARYEARMRSFVEANQEIGRLNARSRDVPGPDAEPSPDFAGEWFMELVGRAVNGVELPDYAGVPDSGATAGPPITSSAKP, from the coding sequence GTGAGCGGTATCAGGGTTCTGGTGGCGGGGGCGAGCATCGCGGGGCCCGCGCTGGCCCACTGGTTGCGTCGGCGGGGGGCCGAGGTGACCGTGGTGGAGCGGGCCCCCGAGTTGCGTCCCGGTGGGCAGGCGGTGGACGCGCGCGGGGTGGCCAAGGAGGTCATCGGGCGCATGGGGCTGGACGCGGCGGTTCGCGCGGCGTGCACCGACACCGCCGGTGCGTACACCGTGGACGCGGACGGGCAAGTGCTGGAGACCTTCCGTGCCAACGACGACGGTGGCGACGGGTTCATCGCGGACATCGAGATCCTGCGCGGGGACCTGTCCCGGGTGCTCTACGACGACACCCGCGACGGTGTCGAGTACGTCTTCGGCGACCGGATCGCCGAACTCACCCAGGACGCGGACGGGGTGGACGTGGTCTTCGCGGGCGGGGACCGGCGGCGCTTCGACCTGGTGGTCGGGGCCGACGGGCTGCACTCGGCGCTGCGGGCGATGGTCTTCGGGCCGCATGAGCGGTTCCTCCGCCACCTCGGGCACGTGCTGGCCTTCTACAGCGTGCCCAACGAGTTCGGGCTGGACCGGTGGTTGCTCGAGTACCAGGATCAGGAGTCCGGGCGCTCAGCCCTCCTACGACCCATCCAGGACGCCACCCGGGCGATGGCGATGTTCTACTTCGCCTCGGCTGACTTCGACGTCGACTACCGTGACGTCGCGGCCCAGAAGGCTCTGCTGCGTGAGCGGATGGCGGGCCTGGGCTGGTCGACTCCGGACATCCTCGCGCACCTGGACGACACCCCGGACTTCTACCTCGACCAGGTCGCCCAGGTGGTGATGGACCGCTGGTCGAGCGGACGGGTGGGGCTGCTCGGGGACGCGGCGTTCAGCTCGTCGCCGATGTCCGGACAGGGCACCGGGCTGGCACTGGTCGGCGCGTACCTGCTGGCCGGTGAACTGGCCGCCGCCGGGTGGGATCCCGCCGCCGGGTTCGCCCGCTACGAGGCGCGCATGCGCTCGTTCGTCGAGGCCAACCAGGAGATCGGCCGGTTGAACGCCCGCAGCCGCGACGTACCCGGGCCGGACGCCGAGCCGAGCCCCGATTTCGCCGGCGAATGGTTCATGGAGCTGGTCGGGCGCGCGGTCAACGGCGTCGAGCTGCCCGACTACGCCGGGGTGCCGGACTCCGGGGCCACAGCCGGACCACCGATCACTTCCTCGGCCAAGCCGTAG
- a CDS encoding DUF6892 domain-containing protein — MSQPIPFADANFKLAVVQELMYNQDLLPRFDLREYAAEQGFAYDAGSVEAVPEALAYFEALEVPVELAEKITEIEMDGGNEIYLEIAPNWDGEDGLFDVDEFADLRHFPNLKSMTLLYTGNEEALEMLRARGIEADWL, encoded by the coding sequence ATGAGCCAGCCGATTCCCTTCGCCGACGCCAACTTCAAGCTCGCCGTCGTCCAAGAGCTGATGTACAACCAGGACCTCTTGCCGAGGTTCGACCTGCGCGAGTACGCCGCCGAGCAGGGCTTCGCCTACGACGCCGGGAGCGTCGAGGCGGTGCCTGAGGCTCTGGCCTACTTCGAGGCGCTCGAGGTCCCCGTCGAGCTTGCGGAGAAGATCACCGAGATCGAGATGGACGGCGGCAACGAGATCTACCTCGAGATCGCGCCGAACTGGGACGGCGAGGACGGACTGTTCGACGTCGACGAGTTCGCCGACCTGCGGCACTTTCCCAACCTGAAGTCGATGACACTGCTCTACACGGGCAACGAGGAGGCGCTGGAGATGCTGCGTGCCCGCGGAATCGAGGCAGACTGGCTCTGA